In Hahella sp. HNIBRBA332, the genomic window AACTGCCAGACCTTTTTAGATTGATCAAAGCCAAGCGCTTGCGGCTCTCCTGTATCGGATACCACTTTAATATCGGCAAATTGGTGCTCTTCAACAATGCCGAACCTTATGCCTGTATCTTGCTCGATTTCTTTTTGCAGATTTTCAGCAAACTTCTCATAGTTCTCTGTAGCGATTACGGTTAGCGTGTTTATCTCATTGCCCCGCAAGCGCATACCATTTTGGTCTACACACAAGCGCAATCCACGACCAAGTGTCTGGCGTCTTTCTCGCTCGCTGCCCATATCACGCAAGGTGCATATCTGAAATACATTAGGATTGTCCCAACCTTCTTTCAGCGCTGAATGAGAGAATATGAACTTCAGCTTGGTGTCAAAACTAAGCAGTTTCTCTTTATCTTTCATAATCAAGCTATAGGCACGTTCTGCATTGTCTCGACCTGCTTGGTTATTTTCTGCTGTTTCGACCGACTTGCCTTTTTTGTCGATAGAGAAGTATCCGTTGTGAACCTCAGAGGCTTCAGTATCCAGATCAATCTCTTTAAACAGACTTTGATAGTCTGCCGACTTCGCTAGCTTGCGATACTCTTCCTCGAACATCTTCGCATACTTACCAAGGACAACATTGCCGTCTCCATCATATTGACGGTAATGCTCAACACTATCGATAAAGAAAAGGCTCAATACTTTGATAGGCTGCTTATTAGCGGCAAAGGTTAGCTCTTTATCAAAATGCTCTTTGATCGTGCGGCGGATCATAAGACGCTTTATTTCATCGGGGTCTACGCCACCAATGGCTTCACCCACTTTGAGGGTTTGATCAAAGCCATCACCTTTGATCTCAATAGACTCGTTGCCCTTGCCGCAAGTAATCGTGCCGATTTGCATGTTCTCGTATATTGCACGATTGGTGATTTGCTCAAGGTCATCGCCATCCTCAACAGTTAAGAATTCACGTTTGATATTTTTGCCACGCTGCACGTCTATTTCAACCTTAGCGGTGATTGAGCCTTTCTTATTGCTGGTCGATTCCAAGCGGATATAAGGCTTGTTATTACCGCTATCAATTTGCAATGACGCGACCTCGATTTGTTTTACCAAGCCACGCTCATAGGCATCCACCGCATCAAGGCGAAAGGCCATATGGTGTTTATCGACATGGGTGGCAGAGTAACGCAGGGTACAAAGCGGGTTCATTGCCGTAAGGGCTTCCTTCCCTTTACCCGTTAATCCACCATCGACGCTCTGAGGCTCATCAACGATAATAATTGGATTGGTAGCGCGAACCAGATCAATGGGCTTCTCGCCACCTGTATTCTCGTTCTCTTTATAGAGGTTGTTTACATCCTTTTTGTTAATGGCACCAACCGTCGTGACCATAATTTGGATGTTAGAACTTGTAGCAAAGTTACGCACCTGCCCAAGCTTCTTAGAGTCATAGAGGAAATATTCATAGCCTTTGGCTTTGGGATACAAGCCTTCAAAGTGCTCTTGGGTGATTTGCAATGTTTTATAGGTGCCTTCTTTAATAGCAACGGATGGCACAACAATCACGAATTTGGTGAAACCGTAATTTTTATTCAGCTCGAATATTGTGCGCAAATACACATAGGTTTTACCCGTTCCCGTTTCCATCTCAACGGTAAAATCACCACTAGCGAGCTTTTCTGAGGGGCGCAAGCCATTCGTTAACTGAGTCTTGCGCAGATTTTCTTCGATCTCTTCGTCTACCAATAAGAGCCTGTTACCAATACCAAGCTGGCTCTCTTCCATGCCCAATGAAAAGTTAGGGCTAGAGTCTGGCTGAAAGGTCACTGTGAACTCAGAACGCGATATTTCCTGCCCTTTAAACAAGTTCACGACTGAATCAATCGCAGCCTTCTGGTAATCGAGATCATCTTCAAAATGCAGCTTCATAAGTGCTCTCCCTATAAGCTGCGAACATGGGTAATGCCATTTTGCTCTAAAATGGCGGCCATGTTGGTTTTTGAAACATCGTCTCGGAAGGCACTATCACGGAAAAATACATGTGTGTCAGAGCTTGGCGCAAGCTCGCCATACCAAGCGATAATGGCTTGTGCAATGTTTTCGACTTGATCCTTTGTAATCGATTCATCCAAGCAGGCGAAGAGAACGCCATAGCCGATGCTATAGATATTTTTACCAGAAACTTCACGGCTTTCGATAGGTACGGCGAGATCAACGCCACGCTTAAGCAGCAATTCATAAAGAACATCCTGTTCGGTGCGACCTTCAATAAGATGCTCCTCATGAGAAAGAAGGCTTTCTTCTAGGTCTGTTTTATCTGGATTCCATAAACGAAGATTCGAATTTGATAGTTTGAAGACTTTGAAACCGCTATCTAAATTCGGGGCAGTTAAAGTTTGCTGATTGACCGCCCCTCGTATACGAGCGAGTCCAACATCGAATATAGTTTTGAAGCCAGCTTTGTAAGCAGCAGTTTCAACCTTTTTTCCAGTCTCATCAGACTTAATAGTGCTTTCTGGTAACTGAACACCAATAAATCTACGATTGCCTCCATCCTCATTATTGAGATCAATTGCGGCATGGGCAGTTGTTCCCGAACCAGAGAAGAAGTCTAGGATAGTAAAATCGTTACCTGAAATCATTTTTGCAAGATATTTTACTAATGCTAGAGGCTTAGGATAATCATCAAAAACCGCTCCCGTTTTCTCAATTTCACCTGCCGCTCTTTGTGGTCCGCCAAGACCATTCAGAGAAGAAATCACATGACTTGGCTCACCTCTTTTCTTGACAGCCTCTATAGCTCCAGAAGCTATAATCTCGAACTCCGTTAATTGGCCTTTTGAATCCTTAATTGGCTCACAGTTATTTTTTATAAAATTGAGCAAAAGATCCTTAGAGCTCCAACCACTATAAACCTCAACCTCATTTTCGAGCTTACCATCTTTTACCTCAACACTATCTATATAGTGAGGCCAAGCGCTTTCTCTTTTACCTAAAACACCCGCCTCGAACGAGCAAGGGAAACCACGAGGAAGAATCACCTTACTTGGCGGATTCTTCGGCCCGTTTTTTACAATTGTATTCCTTATCTCTGGACGAAATATCTTGCTATCTTCCGGCGTATTCGGATCAACAACTAGCGGATGTGGAAACTTTTCTTCATTTTTTGCATACGCCAAAATATATTCATGGCAATACTTAAATTTCGCTTGATTATCAAAATTCCCATCCGTTCTCCATGAGAACTGACAAAGCAAATTTTCTTCACCAAAAACATCATCGCAAAGCGCTCTCAGATTACCTATTTCCTTTTCATTTATGGATATAAAAATTGCGCCATCATCCTTTAACAATGACCGAGCAAGCTTTAATCGAGGGTACATCATAGAAAGCCAATTGGAATGCTTCCTTCCAGATCTATCTCTACCGCTTTTGCTAACCGTCCACTCATCAGAAGCCGTCTTTTGACCTGTATAAAAAAGATATGAATCTAAGCCTTCGGTAAAGTTATCTGGATAAATAAATTCTTTACCTGTGTTATAGGGCGGATCGATATAGATCATCTTGATTTTGTTGGCATAGCTCTTCTGCAAGAGCTTAAGAACCTCAAGATTATCGCCTTCGATGAAGAGATTTTGGGTATTTTCCCAATCCACACTCTCATCTGGACATGGAAGCAATGTGCCTGTCGAAGGCGTTAGCGCAATCTGGCGTGCTTTCTTTTTCCCGTGCCAGTTGAGGCCGTACTTCTCTTCGCCTTCATCCAGAACGGATGCATCACCCAGCAACTGGCGAAGAGTATCAAAGTTCACGCCGCCTTCTGAAAACGCATCGGGAAACAGCTCTTTCAGTTTTGAAATATTCTCAGATACGATATCGGCGCTTTGGCCGTCGTCTAACTCAACTTTTTTCATTTCGCTTCCCATTATGAACCTTCAATATTTTTTCTAAAGACTGCCTTTGATCTTGGCAATCTCATCATTAATCTTTTTAATTTGAGTATTCAGCTCAACCTGCTTACCCATCTGTTTTATTTTTTTCAGCTTGTTCGATATTTCCGAGCGTTGTGCTTCTAGCCTTTCCAACTCTCGCAACCTATCTAACCGCAAGGTGCTGGACGCTTTTTCATTTAGGTGGCCAGTCTTCTCAAGAGAAAAATCACCACTATACTCAGCACACTTAATGGCTACTAACCTCTCTATCAAAGCCTGATAAAACGCGAAGAAATTAGTGAACGGTAGATTGTTTATTTTGAGGCTTTCAAAGAAACTCATCTCCGCCGTGCGTACTGAGTCCAAATTGATCCAATACGAATATATGCTGTCTTCTATAACCCATTTTTCTTTGTCGGCCTGATTAATGCGCTTATCGGCCAGCACTAGCGATAGGCTTTGTGCTCCGTCTTTTTCACAGGTAAAAAGAATTACGAGCGGGTATGGAATCGCGCGATTGATAAAATGCGCTATCCGTCTGTATATGTTTTTGTTACTTACAGCGTTTGATAGCTCGACATGTAAAATGGCTATTTCGGGGTATTCACGCTCACTATCTTTGTACGGCGCTATATTGATCGTGTTTGGCTTTAGGGTGTAGAGCCAGCGTATTTTTTCAACATCGTCTTTCAGAGCCTTTTTGTCTTTGGCGTCAAGGTCGGCGTGCTCCTGAAACATCTTTTTGAACAGGGGTTTATTGAGCACACAGCTATTGGGCACGTTCAAGCCTTCCAGGAAGATTTCGAATTGTGGCATGCCTAATCCCAGTTCAGGCATGGCCGTCTCCTTCGCTAGCAGCTGTCATTATCAGGTATGACACCACCATAAAGTCTTCAATACCCTGACTGGAGGTGGCGGTCAGTACGGTACCACCTTTGGTGAACAGGCTTTCAATGCCTTTTTCTTCGCTTTTGCCCGCAATGCTGTCAACGGCAACGGCCAGTAGATGCTGGAAGTGGTTCATATCGCGCCCGTGACGTGTCATGCGGGTAACTTCGGTAATGGCCAGTTGATCGGGCGCTTTGCGCTTAAAGGCTTCACGTTTGAGTAGGTCGAGTATTTTTTTATTTTGGGTGAAGTTCAGTTCAACCACCGTGCTACCTTCGCTATCACCGGTCACGTATATCAGGAAGTACGGTGCCAGCGGGTAGTTGTCATCCACCTGAACCGCTTCTTTACCGCTGCGGATATTCTTCAGGCAGAAGATGACGCCCGGTTTGATGCCTTCGGCGGCCAGATCTTCGTCAATACTGACGGCGGCATACAGCCCCAGCGGTGCTTGCTCCAGCATTGCGAGACGGGCCTTGTCGTTCATATAGCCTGACAGATCCATGCGGAAGTCATTGAGGGTCAGGTCGGTAATGGATACACCGCCGCTCATGTCCTCCAGATCGACGACCGCGTCTTTGAGTTGTTGTAGCTGTCTGCGCCGGTATTCAAGGTCATTCATGTCTTTGGCGCTTTCATCGATGACGTTTTCTTCACCCGTGGCGGATATATCCAGCAAGACCATGCGCCCGGAGACACGCGCTTCCAGGTTGATATATTCATCCAGCTCCATGTTGGGCCAGAAGTTGATGAGCTGGATTTGCGTGTTTTTACTGCCAAGACGGTCGATACGGCCAAAACGCTGAATGATGCGTACCGGGTTCCAGTGAATGTCGTAGTTGATGAGCGTATCGCAATCCTGCAGGTTCTGACCCTCACTGATGCAGTCGGTGGCTATCAGTAAATCCAATTCGGTCGTGGCGTTTGGGTCTACTTTGCTGCGCTCTTTGGATACCGGCGAGAAGGCGGTCAGAATATTGTTGAGGTCAGAGCCTAAGCCCGTAATAGTGGTTTTATTGGTACCGCCGCCCGTCACCAATGCACTGTGAATGCCCAGTTCGGAATGCGCCCATTGCGCCAGATTGGAATACAGGTATTGGGCCGTGTCGGCGAACGCGGTAAACACGATCACCTTTTTATTGCCGGGATTTAGCGGGTTAGCCACCTTGCTGGCGATGGTCTGTTTAAGCTGCTCCAGTTTTGCATCACGGCCTGCATTCACACTTTGTGCGGTGTTGGCAATGTGAGTCAGGAACTCGCGGTCGGCTTCCAGCTCCTGGCGGAAGCGGATGAGATCCATATCCTGTAGTAACACTTTGGTTTTGTTACCCACCATGTAACTTTCCAGCTCGGTGGACTCCAGCTCAAAGTCGTGGATATCCTCGATATTCAGCTCGGTCAGTTCTTCTGATTCGTGGGCATCAATTTTGGCCAGCAGTCGGTCGACCTGCTGAGCAAGCTTTGTGGCCGTCAGCGTGAACGAGTGAATGGAGCTTTCCATACGCTTGAGCAAATTGACGCGCATGAGGTGAATCAGGCTTTCTTCACGGTCAACCTGTTTGAACACCCCTTTGCCTGCACCGACGGCTTTATCGTAACGACGGGCGTATTCGGCTTTTTTAGCATCTCGCACGAATTTCAGCGGAGAATAACCCGCCAAGGATAGCCGCCGGATGGTTTTGTTGACGTCTTTTAAGGGCGGAAACTCGCCGGAGGCGTCGATGTCGGCATAGATGTTTTTCGGTGGCAAGCGAGTCGGGAAGCGGCCGATGTCTTCGGTGCCGTAGTACTTTTCTATGTGTTTGCGGGAACGGGCAATGGTAACGATATCGAGCAGTTTGAAGTAGTCAAAGCTCATAATGTCGAGCAAAGCCGCCGTGGTACGCTTTTCGACCGGTTCACTGACCCACTGGTTAAATTGCTTCTGGGCAAGTCGCAGGGTGGATTCAATATTTTTGATGCCCTTTTCGGCAAAGGCATCATCCCGACCTTCAGTAATGAAGGCGACCTGGTTTTTCAAATCATTCATGCGATTGTTGACCGGCGTTGCTGACAACATCAGTACCTTGGTTTTGACACCTGAGCGAATAATGTCGTTCATCAGTCGCTCGTAGCGGCTTTTACCTTCCGCCTTGCTCGGCGTGTTACGGAAGTTGTGGGATTCGTCGATAACCACCAGGTCGTAGTTGGCCCAATTTAGTGTCTCTAGATTGATTTCGCCCGAGTAGCCTTTCGGTCGAGTCAGATCAGTATGGTTCAGTACGTCGTAATTAAAGCGGTCAGCTGCGAGCAGGTTGCGCTTGTCATTGACCGTGTACATGGTCCAGTTGTCACGAAGCTTTTTCGGGCATATAACAAGCACCCGATCGTTACGCAGTTCGTAGTATTTGATCACAGCCAGGGCTTCAAAGGTTTTACCCAAACCCACGCTGTCGGCAATGATGCAGCCGTTGTGCTTTTCGAGCTTGTCTATTGCACCCAGCACACCGTCTTTCTGGAATTTGTAGAGTTTGTTCCAGACCAGGGTATCTTTAAAGCCGGTTTTATTGCGGATGATATTGTCTTCGTCGATGTCTTCGAGGAAGTCTTTGAACAGATAAAATAGCGTCAGGAAATAAATAAAACTGGCCGGTTGATCGGCGGCGATGGCATCCAATCTGGCGATGAGGTCATTCTTAATATCACGAAGACTCTGTGCATCAGCCCAGACATTATCAAACCATGTCAGAAGCTGCCGGGTGCTCTTTGGATCTGACAAGCCCATGTTCATGTGCAGTGAGTCGGAGCGCACGTCGCCGAGCCCGGTTGGGCTGAGCGTGGCACTGCCGCTGATGGCAAAACTTTGCTCGGACGACCCCAGATGAATAATGTTCTGCCCGGGCTGAGGCCGCACACTGGCTTTCACTTCAGCCTTGTTTGCCAGCCATTGCGAGAACTCGCTGGCGATGCGTTTTTGTTGCAGCTGGTTCAGCAGGCGAACGTCTGATTCAGAGCCGACTAGCTTCTGCAGATTGAGCGAATCCCATTCGCTAAAAATGATCCTTGCCGAATCCAGCTGCTTCAGCTCGTGCTTCAGCGAGGCAAAACCGTATAAGGTAAACAGGCTCGACAGAACTGAAAGCCTGGAGCCAGAAAAGGTGTGTTTTTTCAGTTCGATACCAACGTGGCCGCTGGTTTTGTTATCCAGTAACACCCCGAAATTCCCTATTATTGTCTGTCATTCTTTTGTTCTTCTATCCACTTTTCGATGTCTTCACGTTTGAAGCGCCAGGATGTGCCCACTTTGAAGGCAGGTATTTTCGCTGACGTTGCCATACGGTAAACAGTTCGCTCGTTGAGCTTGAGGTACGACGCGACATCCTTGACGGTCATTATTGGCTCACTCATATTGTTGTCCGCAGTTAGAATAGGGTTTTATCTATCTGTCAGAATAGTACAAGAATGTCGCATTTTGGACAATTTTATCACCAAATGACTAACCTTTCGGCGCATTCGACAATGGTAATTAAAACGTTTGGGACTACCCCTGCAAAAAATTATGTAAAGCAATTATTGGGTTGGAACATTAAATATTTCTCTATTCGACTAACCCCGTGAAATACAGCCCGATATAATCAACCCATTATGCTTACACTTCCCCGTTGTTTGCGGAAAGCCCCTGTCCTGAGATCCATTAACTTAATATACTGATAAAAATAACTATGCTGATTGAGTAATTCCTGTGGAGAATAAAACTACAAAAAATTTGGATAAGTGCTAAAAAGATTTTTTAAAACAGTCTATTACGGAAGGCATATAAATATATCGAGCTTGATAACGTGCTATAGGGTAAATCAGTCTTTGCATACATTCGCAAAACCTTTAACCTGGAAAAATGACCCAAACCAACGTCTCATTGAACCCGCGACATTACCACTCCCAGTCTTCAGTAAGGTATTTGTACATCTCATTTACATAGGAAATAAGATAATCGCGTACTAGTTCTGTTCCACGTTCATCGTCAGGAACGTGAGTGGCTAGCCAATTTTCACCGCCAGAGAAGAGAATCTGATCTCGCCCATGCTCATTCGCTAGATCAATCTGAAAAGCATTCCCATTCCAAACTATTGCCTGCTTCCCCTGAGAAAGCTCTATTAGTAACTCCAAGGACAAAGAATGTAACAGAGATTTTGCCTGCCATAGCCTATCATTCATAGCGTTACACTTATCAAAATGAGTATTATAGTCCGTGGATCAATAAGCATCAAAAAGTGATAGTCCTGTCTTTTAAGCAGGGCTTTCATGAAAGACGCTCGTTTAGTCGCTTTCGGCCAGAAAATAAGAGAAATCAGAAAATCCAAAGGCCTATCGCAAGAAGCCCTCGCTGATATTGCTGGCGTGGATAGAAGCTATATGGGCCACATTGAACGTGGCGAGAAAAACATCACTTTGACTAAAATTTATCAGATTGCCGAAGCGTTAAACGTGGCCGCCTCTAAGCTCCTATAAAAGTGAGTACTAGTGATCCTGGCAAAAACTCAATGAATCCAGGGTTTTCTCCCGAATGACAGTATCAATTCTCAGGCACTAGGTTGTGCGCGACAGAAAGCGGATATCGCTTTCCGGTAATTGTGCCTTGAGCCGCTGGTTCTCTAGCGTAAGTTCCAGAATTCGCGACTGGGCATCCAGCAGCTGACCAAGAGCTTTGTCCCTTTGTTCTTCAAGAGCCTTAAGTTTTCCCCGCAAATCTCTGTTACTCGACCTTTGTGCAAGCATCATCTGCCTGGGAGACCTCTGCGTCGCCTCTTCCTTATGCGTTTCGATCCACCCCTGAATCTCCGCAACCAGCTCTGGAAAACGCGCCCTGCGAAGCGCAGAAGGGGCAACTCCTGCCTCTTTGGCTACATTGTTCTGACTGAGGGGGGTTCCCCTTGGCAGTATATCTGGCTTACCCGCTTTGAGACGTTTGAAGGCATCCCTGAACTTCAGCTCTGCCTTACTAATTTTTCTTGGATCAACTGTTTTCGAAGACATAGATTGCTCGCTCTGCGGATTCTAACTGCGATTGTAATGACAGATACAAAGGGGAATCTGGCGCGGCGTCACTTATCTGAATGGTAATAACGTTTTTAAGCTGCTTAATCATTGGTAGTTTGGCTTTATCCAACAATGCCGATGCGCATGGGGTGTTACCACCAAATCCCATACAAGAACTGATATTGCTGATCCCTCCCAGGGGACAAGGCGGGCCTGAATTGGCGCAACCACCAAGGAATGTTTGACGGTAACTGATCTGTCCTGCTTTTGCGGCCTTGAGCAACTGCTCATGGTCTTTCTCCGATATTTCAGAGAGGATCTGTTGCTTGCGCTTCTCGCCGTGTGGTGAAACATACTGATCAGATTGGAGAGCTTTAAACTCCCGCACCATTGATTGATACATCTCACGCAAATAATAGGCACGAGCTTCGTCATTCAGCGGTTCTTTGAGTCGGTAGTAGTTTTTCCCGTAGTATTGGCTCATGGCGCGTGAGGCGTGTTTCAGCTGGTACTGAAGTGACGCTTCAGTCACCAATCCACTGGCGAGCATGTTGACAGCACCTGTGCGTCGTAATTGATGCCAGGCAAGGGGCCAGACTTTACCTACGGCAAACTTCTCTGGATCAAGGCCAAATGTCATTCTGTTGGCCATTTCCAGATCGGCTTTGGTAATCGTCAGCTCCTTATCATCAAAGAGTTTTGGCCACATGTTTTTGGCTATGTCGCCGTAAGACCGAATCTTCTTGTACTTTTTGGTTGATTGAGATTTAGGCGCTTTGGGGCTCCATGGTTCATGCTGAAGAGATTGAAGAACTGGGTTCTCGACATCTTCCTTTGACAAACTTATATATGGATTCTCCTTAGCTGGTTTTAACCGAAGAATGACAACAGCTCGCAATGCTTTCAGCGCAAACTCGACTGTAGGGGAAACTATCCAGCGAGCATCTGAATCTTCGATAGTTTTGGTTGTGACGCCTTTCAGAGTATGAATTTCATCACCCAGTGGGTCGCGCTCAACCTCGTAGCAGTTTGCTCGCAGCCTTGCGCCTTCATCGATACGCATCAATGAAAAATTCAATAAGTAGGCCAAGCCGACATTGCTTATCAGTGTCAAGTAGCTAGAAAGTGCTCTTATTCCAGAATTCTCATCAAACAATACCCAGCGGTCTAATAATTCAGATATGCCGTATTCATCGGCTGTATCCTGAAATGATCCGTAGAATACCTTTCCTGATCGACTTTCTCCCTTTACTCGTGATGTTACAAACGGCCCGTCAAAACGAAGCCCGCCAAATGCATTTGATAAATTTCCACCTGCATTTCTGGCATAGGCTGACAAACAAAAATCGTAACAGGCCTCTATTTTTTCTTGGTGTAACAGAAAGTCATCCAAGCATTCGCGAAGACGTGAAACCTGATAACTCCATATCCTGGCTGGTATATAAACTGTCTGAGTTGAATCAGTAGTTGTTAATACGCTGCTAAGAAGTTTAATTCCACTTTCGTCGATTATGGAGAACCCCAAACTCTCTCGTGCGATGAATAATGAATGAAGGCATTCAATCAGGCGATTTGCGCGTTGCTTATAATAGTCGGCGAGTTTCTCAATGACCTTTGGATACCTATAGAGTTCAGTAGCCAGAATACCGGCATCTGTACATGCCACAAACAGGGGTTTTATCGTCTCAAACTTATATACTAGTGCTTTAGCAGAGCGTATAGTCGCTTCGCCCCAAAGCCATCAGGCTACAACTTTACGCAATAACTCCGCATTCTGAGGACTAACTTTTTTTCCCTGACCAGGCCCATCCCCAAAGTAAATGGTGAGAGTGTGCCCAGACCAGGGTGAAAGATCCCATCTCACGTCACCGTATCGAGACACAATATTGCCATAGGCGTCTATAACGACGGGAAAATCTGGGCTTGGTGGCCTGCTTTCAGGCTTGAAATTCAGGGCGCCTGCTTTTGATAAGGCCGATTCAATCTGCAATCCTGGGAAGTAAGCCAGATTCATGCAATCACCTCCATCAGTTCAATATGGCCACTCCAATATGGGTGATATCTGCAAGCACGAATCAAGTCCCGGGATTCACTCACCCACATGGCTCGTATTTCGCTGCCAGACGCAATTGCTTCAAGTTTTTTGTTTATTCTCTCAATAACCCGGTATGCAGGATGAAGGTCTTGTCTTTCTGGTGGTTTATAAAGGTTTGTTTCCAGGCTCTTTATCTTTGCGTGCGAGGCAAGCTTCCAGCAATAGTCCTGGCTCATAACATCACGATGCTTAGTACAAAAAAGACAGCCTTCTGGGCTAATGCAATCAGGTTTCGGCGCGTCTTTAGCCATACCATTGATCGACTCTGGTGAGCGACCTTTGTCGACACATATACCAGGACCTGGCGGTGTATAGACTGGATCTGTTGATGCGTGGAACCGGACTATTTCGGATGCCGCTAATTGATGATGCGGCCTTTCATAATCACGCAAAAGAACTTCCTTGTCGTGGGCCATTTGCTCAGCCGTTAGTTCGAGATCGTTACTTCGTCTTAGGAGCCAATTTACTCTGGTTTTCCGCAGCTCCTGCGGGCCAAAAAATTGAGCATCAATTTTCTTGAAGGATTCTTTCAACGTGTAAAATCTGACCTTTGAGTCTTTTGCGCGAATCATGCCTCGACTTTGCAAAGGGAATAGCCTGTTATCATGTTCAGTAAACCCAGTATCATGAAGCCATTGTAAATATCGTTCGAGATGTTTCTTATAAGAGCGATAGCAACGAAAAACGGCTTCTCCGCTACGCCGCCCCTTATATACGCGGAAAACCTCCAGATCGTCACCGTTAGACTTCCAGCGATAAGATTCTCTTTCAAGCGCCGATGCCTGAGTCAGGTTCATCCCTGTTTGTGCAATGAATATCAAAAGCTCTGATTCTATCCTTAGATTCAGTATTCCTGATCTTTTATGTCGATCGAAAAGGCTTTCATTCTCCGCCAATGGCGCTCTGGCTTTCTCGGCATTTTTTCTGACTGTGTTGCACTCTATAGATTCGACATCCATTTCAGGATTAAGCAGGCTTCCTGCAACCACCAAGGTCTTGCCACCTTGCAGCGCAATGCGGATTGGTAGTCGTCCTCTAACCGTCGCACAATCCAAGGCGTCGCAGATCGACCTCAGGCAATGACCAAACTCAAATGTACTGCTGAGATTTTGCTTATCTGCGCTGCTGGTCATCACGCTCTTTTTTGAGCGCGGCTTTCTGATCCTTGTTTGGATCAAAAGTGCGCCGCTAGGGTTTGTTCCAGGAATTTTTAAAGCCCTTGCGATGAGATTGGCTAACCTTGAAGTCTGCCTGTAAGCGTAATTTTCAGACACTTCCTTTTTGACTTTTGATCTATATATTTGGTGTTCCGACCACTTCTTGAAGTTGGTTACCACTTCATCTCGAGACATAGTCAATGAGTTAACATCTGACCACGCAAAGAATCGCCAAAGCACTTCCAGACTGGATTCGATAAGTGCACGAGAGCGCCCCTGACTTATCATACTGGAAATGGCTTCATGGAATGCGCATACAACTGGAATACGAAAAAGGTCAACATCATCAGCTGAGGAATGATGTATCGCTTCCATCGCATTTTTTCTCGGCAAACACGCCGCACCATAGTGAAGTAATATGTTCAGGTTCCAGGGGATTTGATGCGTACCCAGGCTCATTCCTGGGAAAGTAAGATCTAATTCATGCATTTGCACGCCCTTTTGCCAATCCCATAAAGGCTTCTGAAAACGCATCGGCAGCATCTGCCATTGCTTTGTTTGCCTCTATAAACTTGATGTATTTCATCGTTGTACTTTCATCTCTGTGCAGACATGCCTCCCTTACAAACTGGATGGCATCACCGACAGGCATGAACTTTAGCGCCACGCGCATTAACTCTGTGGCAAAAGTGGCTCTTGTGCGATGAAAGTGAAAGCCGTGCATCACATGCAGCCCAGCCTTTTTACCGGCGGATCGGAGACGAGACATTTCCACATTAACCGCTCGGCTATCAT contains:
- a CDS encoding helix-turn-helix domain-containing protein produces the protein MSEPIMTVKDVASYLKLNERTVYRMATSAKIPAFKVGTSWRFKREDIEKWIEEQKNDRQ
- a CDS encoding helicase-related protein, producing MLLDNKTSGHVGIELKKHTFSGSRLSVLSSLFTLYGFASLKHELKQLDSARIIFSEWDSLNLQKLVGSESDVRLLNQLQQKRIASEFSQWLANKAEVKASVRPQPGQNIIHLGSSEQSFAISGSATLSPTGLGDVRSDSLHMNMGLSDPKSTRQLLTWFDNVWADAQSLRDIKNDLIARLDAIAADQPASFIYFLTLFYLFKDFLEDIDEDNIIRNKTGFKDTLVWNKLYKFQKDGVLGAIDKLEKHNGCIIADSVGLGKTFEALAVIKYYELRNDRVLVICPKKLRDNWTMYTVNDKRNLLAADRFNYDVLNHTDLTRPKGYSGEINLETLNWANYDLVVIDESHNFRNTPSKAEGKSRYERLMNDIIRSGVKTKVLMLSATPVNNRMNDLKNQVAFITEGRDDAFAEKGIKNIESTLRLAQKQFNQWVSEPVEKRTTAALLDIMSFDYFKLLDIVTIARSRKHIEKYYGTEDIGRFPTRLPPKNIYADIDASGEFPPLKDVNKTIRRLSLAGYSPLKFVRDAKKAEYARRYDKAVGAGKGVFKQVDREESLIHLMRVNLLKRMESSIHSFTLTATKLAQQVDRLLAKIDAHESEELTELNIEDIHDFELESTELESYMVGNKTKVLLQDMDLIRFRQELEADREFLTHIANTAQSVNAGRDAKLEQLKQTIASKVANPLNPGNKKVIVFTAFADTAQYLYSNLAQWAHSELGIHSALVTGGGTNKTTITGLGSDLNNILTAFSPVSKERSKVDPNATTELDLLIATDCISEGQNLQDCDTLINYDIHWNPVRIIQRFGRIDRLGSKNTQIQLINFWPNMELDEYINLEARVSGRMVLLDISATGEENVIDESAKDMNDLEYRRRQLQQLKDAVVDLEDMSGGVSITDLTLNDFRMDLSGYMNDKARLAMLEQAPLGLYAAVSIDEDLAAEGIKPGVIFCLKNIRSGKEAVQVDDNYPLAPYFLIYVTGDSEGSTVVELNFTQNKKILDLLKREAFKRKAPDQLAITEVTRMTRHGRDMNHFQHLLAVAVDSIAGKSEEKGIESLFTKGGTVLTATSSQGIEDFMVVSYLIMTAASEGDGHA
- a CDS encoding helix-turn-helix domain-containing protein, with amino-acid sequence MKDARLVAFGQKIREIRKSKGLSQEALADIAGVDRSYMGHIERGEKNITLTKIYQIAEALNVAASKLL